A region of the Candidatus Poribacteria bacterium genome:
TCCCAGTGGCAGACGCGGGCTTCACATTGAGGTATTCTGCTAAAATGCCGGTCGAAACTTTACCGACTTTCTCTTGCAATTTATAGATCGACTTGAGGTAATCCTCAGCTGCATGTGTAAGCATCGTTCTTTCCAATCCGCAAAGGGAACAGACAATGCCTTTAGTTTCCCACTGCGGTAAGTAAATATATGAGCATTTACCCATTCAGTTTTAGGCACTATGTGCCAAAATTGTTAGAAACGTTGAGAAATTAATTTAGGCGTGCCTAAATTATATATTATGCAAAACAAAATGTCAAATTTTAATTATTCCTTGCGGATCGGTCAGGTGGGTTTAGATATTGACGTGCCTCTCCGTATAACCGCACTTCATTTCATTACGTGCTACGGTTTCATTAAAACCCGAGCACGCGTTTTCATTGTTCCTTGCGGGTCGGTGAAGTGGACGAGAAGGACAGGTGTCGCTAAAAGTCGTTGAATACTTTCACGGGTTGTCCTGTCTCAATAGACTCCCACGCCGCCACGCCGACAGCAATAGATTTTGCACCGTCAATGACATTCGGCGACGGTTCTAAATCTTCTTCAAGACACTGCTGAAAATGGCGCATATATCGGATAACCGTTTGTCCGTGTCCGTAAACGCTTGTATCTATTTCAGGAGGGCAGATCACTTCAAAGGGTTCTCTGGTGGCCATTTTATCGAGCATCAACTTGACGTGTCCCTCTTTGTTGTCCGTAAAGTCCCCAATTACTGTCCCTTTACTTCCGAAAACGGATATCTGCTGCATCGGCATCGGGGGATGGACGACATCGTAAAGCCCCATCGCTCTCGCAATCTGTCCGCTCTTAAACTTCAGGTTGAGAAAAAAATTGTTCTTTATAGGGTATTCCGGTGTGAGTAAACCTTTAGTTCCGTAGGCGTGCACCTCATCTACATCACCGAGGAGACAGCGCAATAGGTCAACAGGATGCACAATACCGCCGAACATCAAATCTTGTGGTTCATGGAGTCGCCACGGCGTGAAATCATAGACCTCGCGCATGTCGTGGACATAATAGGCATCCGCCAGCATAATGTCGCCTAAATCACCGTCGTCGAGGAACCCTTTCATCGTCAAAAACTGTAGGTCAAACCGCATCGACTGCCCCACAAGGAATTTGACCTTATGCTCGCGCACGAGATCCACCAATTGTTGGGCATCGGCTAACTTGGTCACCATCGGCTTTGTGCAAATGACATGTTTACCTGCTTCAATCGCCGCAACGCAATGTTCGGCATGTAGGTGGTCCGGGGAATAGATAGCAATGACAGAAATATCGTCGCGCTGCACGAGTTCACGATAGTCTGTTGTCCAAAAGTCCACGCCAATTTGGTTGGCATAATTCTCAAGCACATCTGCCTGCTTCGCGCAGATACCTCGGAGTTCATATTTCAGGTCCGGTACATCTTTTAACAGGGTCGCAGTTGACCCCATATTCGTGGGGTTCATCCCAATAACGCCCAATCCTATTGCCATTTCGTATCTCCTTCCTGAGTCAATTACGTATCGCTATTCTATCATAATTCACTTTTGCTGGCAAATAGGAGTTTATTTTCCTATATCTGAGTCAAGTTCCTTCGCCTTTTTGAAATCTGCCTTCGCTTCCTTTTTTTGCCCAAGCAGCACTTTCACAAGCGCGCGATTATAGTAGGGTCTGGCAAAATCGGGCTTGAGATTGATAGTTTTATCGAAATCCTCAACCGCCCCATTGTAATCATCAAGTTTTGCCTTGGCAACACCGCGCGTGTGATAACCGTAAGGGTTTTTTCGCGTCTAACTCGATAGCCGAATCACAATCAATTATCGCTGCTTTGTATAGGCTTTCGGCTTCCGCGATATTCCCTTTATCAGATTCAAAATCACCCAAGCAAATTTTTGTATATCCGCGAATGATGTAGGCGTATGTATCATGTCGGTCATAACTGGTAGCCTGATCAACGTCTTCAATTGCGGCGTAATAGTACCGCTGTGCTTCCGTGATATGCCCTTGAGTAGTTTCAGAGATGCCCAAGGAGACCTTCACCGCCCCGCGCTCGGCGTATGAGGGAAACTTTGGGTAGATACTGTTGGCTTTATCAAAGTCTTCAATGTTGAATCCCCTCTCCGTAAACCACAGCGACCGTAGATGCTTTTACTTTTTCTGTATCTAAACCTTCAGCCACACCAAGGGGGAGGCCGGGACCTTCTGGAGTGCCGCGCGGTATAACATATACTGAATGCAATTCAATATGCTGGGGTGTTTGCGCGCATGAAAGCATAAGTCCTAAAGCGAGAAAACTGAGTAAAAATTTACTGAAGCCTTTCATAAATATGTTTCCTTCGCAATTAAGGTTTCAATTGTCTATTCAAATGATACTGGCTGTTTACTATATTAGTTTATCATTTGCCCAGTCTCCTTCAAAAAGATGTGAAGAATGCTAAAATATACAATTTATGGGGCTAAAGAAAAAACGAGAATCCAAGGCATAAAGAGATCACACTGATTGAAAATTGTTTGCCTTCTGCGCCAATATGATGTAGAATTATTAAAGGGATTACCCACAGCGGAGGAAAAATGACACAAACTGAAACTAAAGAAATCTCTGGTCTTGACGCCCAACGAACCGAGTTAGAAAAAATATACAAATGGATTTTTGAACTCGGTGCGGCTGCTCTCGTTCTCTTTTATATCTACAGTGCAGGGTTTGGGAGTGCAAATGAGCAATTTCATCTCGGTTTCTATCTCTTGTTGACCTTCGCGCTGATTGGTATCTTTTACCGATGTCGAAAGAACTCACCAACATCCCGCCCATCACTCATAGATCTGGGCATGATTGTCCTCAGTATCTTTACCATCGGCTACTGGATTGTAGAGTACCCGAATCTGGTCAACCGAGCGGGCAATTACAGTCAACTCGATATTTTCGTAGGTGCGGTCGCGATTCTGATTAGCTTTGAAGTAAGCCGTCGGACGGTCGGTTGGGCACTTCCGATCATCGCTGTGGTGGGTATCCTCTATGCTCTTTTCGGTCGTTCTTTACCGGATGCCATCTCGCACCACGGTTTTACACCCCGTAGGATTATCGAATACTGCTTTTTCAGTCAAGCCGGTGTCTTTGGCATCATGGCGAACGTTATGGCGACCTACGTGATCCTCTTCATCTTCTTCGGAGCTTTTCTGGAGAAATCGGGAGTCGGTCAATTCTTTATTAATTTACCGATGTCGATAGCAGGACGTTCAATAGGGGGAGCGGCGAAAGTTTCGGTCATGACGTCCGGTTTTTTCGGGTCTGTCGCAGGAAGTGCGATTGCAAACACAGTCGCGACTGGGACATTCACCATACCATTGATGAAACGAACAGGCTTTCGTCCCCACATCGCTGGGGCAGTCGAGGCTTCCGCGTCCGTAGGTGGGCAATTTCTACCACCGGTGATGGGGGCAGGTGCGTTTCTCATGGCAGAACGGACAGGACTCCCTTATAGTAAGATTGCGCTCTTATCCATCATGCCAGCGGTGCTCTACTTCATCTCCGTCTGGGTAATGGTACATTTTGAAGCGAAAAAGCAAGGAATAGAACGGATACCAGACGCAGAAATTCCTAAGTTTCTGCCCCTCCTTAAAAGTGGTTGGTATTACCTACTGCCGTTGCTCACCCTCGTCGGAATCCTAATCGCTGGATATACGGCTTACAAGGCGGCATTCTTCGCAATTCTCGTTACAATCGCGGTAAGCTACTTCCGACCCGAGACGCGCCTTACACCGAAACGCATCTGGGAAGCGATGGTGACGGGGGCAAAGAATTCGCTCGCCATTGGCGGTGCTGTTGGCACCATTGGTATCATCGTCGCCGTCATAGATTTGACGGGTTTAGGAAGGATTTTCCCAGATTTAGTGCTGTCGGTTGCAGGGGACAACAAGGCTATCGCAATTATGCTTCTCGCTGCGGCATCTTTAGTGTTGGGTATGGGAATCCCTGTGACAGCCGCCTATCTGATTACCTCTGAACTCGCTGTGCCGATCCTGACGACTCCTGAGATGGGCATACCGATTATAGCTGCGCATCTGATTATCTTCTGGCTGAGCCAAGACTCCAACATCACTCCACCGGTCGCCTTGGGAGCCTACGCAGCTGCCGCTATCGCCCGTGCTGATCCATGGAAAACAGGATGGGCATGCTTCAAGTTTTCCAAACTTCTCTATATCATGCCGCTGCTGTTTGCATATACCCACATCCTGTTCACAGGAGGCACACCGGTTGAATATACACTCTCTGTGGTATCTGCTGTTGTCGGTACTGTTATCTTCTCCATCGTAACGATGGGCTTTTTCGTCCGTAAGACGCATTGGTATGAGTGGGTCTTGCTTGCACTTGCGGCGTTTCTGGCATACGTCTATAACATCTGGACGTTCATCATCGCCATAGTCCTCGTCGCGATTGTGTACATCCTTCAGAAACGTACTTTTAATTTTCCTTGCGGTTCGGTCAGGTAGGTTGAAACATCCACGTCCTTTCCGTATATCCGCACTCCATTACATTACGTGCTAAATGCTTCGCTTATTTTACTCAGACAGGTTTCTTGACCGAGAGGGAGCATAATCTTAGGAAATCTACAGAACACGTTTTTAATTTTTCTTGCGGTTCGGATTCGGTCAAGTAAGTTTGGAATTTGAAATAACTTTCAATGCTGCACTCTGATAGCTGATTAAGGTGTACCAACAATTTCTTGGAGTCGCTGCAAGATTGCATCAGCGGCTCTGCGAGATTCCTGTTGGTTGAATCGCTCAACCGCTTGCCCTGCACGAAAGGTGTTCCCTCGGTAGTAACGCCAGAAAATGAATACTCCAAACAAAGCCGCGTCTACATAATGTCCATCTAATACCGCATCAACAGCGACAAAACCGAGCGCGCCGTTCAGCAGAAGTGCATTTAACCCATCTGTCCAATCTCCTACATAGACCTGCCCTGCACCGGGAAAAATTGTCGACAACACCTCTGCAAACTTCACAGATTTCAGTGGCATATCAGCCGCTGCATCAAGTAATACCTCAAGTCTTTCATCGGTCGTATAGTTTCGCAGTGATTCGCGGGCATCCTCCCACCGAAACTGATAGATATATGCAACGGCTTGCAAGAAGAGCGCGCGCCGATACAGATGAGCGGAGGGGGTTCGCATGGTCACCTTAATCAATTCCAATCGAGCGAGATCGTAGTCCTGCGCGGCAATCAGCGTTACGGCGAGTTCGAGTTGGTATGCCGATTTTGTTTCGGCATCTATCGTGAGATGTGTAGCTGCTCGCAAGGAAGTGACTGCTTCTGCCCACACCCCTTGCGCTCTATAGGCGAGTCCGATGTTGTAATATACTTTACCAACACGCGCATCATCTGGATGAAAGAAGAGGAAACGCTTATATTCGGTGATAGCAGCATCGTAGTTGCCTTGCGCGGCGAGATGTTCGCCGAGGGATAACGGAAGTTCCTCTGCGATTGCCGTGAAACCGCTGAAAAGTAAAGAGGCACTGATTAAGAAAAGAGATATAGACTTGTTTAAAACTTTCACTTTTCGGACGTAAACATCATTAGGCATCATAACGTTCATCTTGCTGAGATGTGGTTTTATCCATAGTATACGCCATTACGATCGGTATGTCAAACGCATATTCACGAACTTTTTTCAGGTTTACATGTCTAAATCGAACAACAAACCTAAACATCCACGGCGCCTTTGCGTGAACGTGGTTCCTCCGCAAAGAAAGAGAATTTCGACCATGAAAACAGACACAACGACACGACTGGGCACCTTCGTTAATACCCGCATGAAAGCACTTTTTGTCGCGCAAGACGATAAACCTGCAACGTTAAAAAGAATCAACCTTGCACGACTGACACCCTTCCAGCGCGGGTTGCTCGTCGCCGATGGAACGGTTACGCAATTAATTGAAGCGTATACGCTCATGCAAGTAGAGGTAGCCTTACTCCAGCAAACAAAACAGACCCTATCTGCTGAAAACACATGGCTCCAGCTGCCTGCCGGAGCAGAGATCATCTCACGGCAAGTAGTTCTCCAAACCCACTCACAGGAAGAATCATTACCAATAATACATACGTATGCGGACTCCCTCATTGTGTCGCGACGTTTGCCTGAGTCAATTTTGGATGGATTAGAATCCGACAAACAGGGGCTCGGTGGACTTTTGCGGCGTAGTGGTTTAGAGACTCGGCGTGAGCTGCTCTGGTGCGGTATTGAGGTACTAACCGATCCACCGTCGGCGGTGGCACATCTTGAAGGTGAAAAGTTTATCAGTCGCACCTATCGAGTGTTCACAAATCATAAGCCGCTTATGCTGATTAATGAGAAGTTCCCACTTTAATCATCGGGAACACTAACTTTCAAGGATAGAGATACACTTTGACCTTGGAAATGTTAATTTTTAGAAATAATTGAAAGGAGAATACTTCTGATGAAATTTCGGGTTCTGGGAATAATCCTCGGAATACTACTATTAGCCGCATCGCTCTGCTTCGGCCACGGTGACGAAGAGGTTGCCGAAGATCAGGTAGCGGTGAAGTCAACCGGCTACTGGATCTACAATGACATTGACAAAGGATTTGCTGAAGCAGAAAAGACAGGACAACCGCTGCTCATCGTCTTCCGCTGAGTGCCGTGAGAGTCCTGCCAAGGCTTCGACGAACAGGTTGTTCGTCACGATAAAGAGATTAAAGATTTAATGGAACAATTCGTGCGTGTCCGTATTGTCCAAGGTAATGGTATGGACTTATCGCTGTTCCAATTTGATTATGATCTCACCTTCGCGGTATTTTTCATGAATGCCGATAAAACCATCTACGGACGTTTCGGCACACGTGCTGAATACGAAAATGCGGCGAAAGACATTTCAATTGAAGGCTTCAAATAAGCACTTGAAGCCGCTTTGGCATTACACGAGGGATACCCGACTAATAAGGCAGTTTTAGCTGCCAAGACCGGACCTGCGTCAATAAAGAAAACACCAGAGGGATTCCCTGCGCTGTTACGTTATTCGGCAACCTTGGATTTTGATAGTCGGATTAACCAGCAATGCATCCACTGTCACCAGATTGGTGAGGCGCAGCGGGAGATCCACTGGTATGACCGGAAGCCAATTCCAGACGAAATCCTGTATCCGTTTCCAATGCCAGATGTTTTGGGATTGCATTTTTCACCGAAGCATCGCGCAAAGATTAGTAAGGTGGTGTCGGGTTCCTCTGCTGAGAAAGACGGTTTCCGACGCGCAGACGAAATCTTGACCCTCGATGGACAGCCGATTATCTCAATTGCTGACGTGCAGTGGGTGTTACACCGCACACCGGAAAACACAACATTGCCAGCAACAGTCGATCGGCATGGTAAAGAGATTAACCTTATGCTCACGCTCAACCCGGGTTGGCGGAAAGGAAGCGACATCTCATGGCGCACGACAACAGGCGAACTACGGCTCGTTGCACTCGGTGGGATGGTGCTTAAAGACCTATCGGATACTCAGCGCCAACGTAACAGTATTGGCGAAACGGAAATGGCACTGAACGTCGAGACTGTGAGTCGCGGTGGACGCAGGTCAAGCGAGCAGACTAATGCGCAAAAGGCAGGCATCCGACGCGGCGACATTGTCATCGCTTACGGAGAGCGGACCGAGCGGTTGACAGAAAGTGGTATTATCGGATACGTGCTGCAGGACAAACCACAAGCGAAGACTTTACCCATAAAATTACTGCGAAATGGTGAGCAGATCGAAGTGAAATTGTCGCTTGAATAATTGAGAAACGAAACGGGGAATACACGGGATTCCCAACCCACGAATTCCCCTTTGTATCAAATTGAGGGACGCGACTGATGCAATTCGGTGCGTCCCTTCAATCCAATACTGCTACTATACCACAAAAACCAAAGCAGTATAATAAAAACATGAAAGGATTTACATGCTACGTAAAATTATAATTACATTCATTATAGTATTCACATCTTGCATGGTGGCTTTTACACTCAACATTTTAGATGCCGCAAACGTTGAAGCAGAAAAAACAGAAGGGATCGCTGAAATTTCCACTAAACCCTCAATCGTAGCTTTAACGACCGTTATGAACAGTTTCCGCGCAGCACTAAGTAGTGAACTCCTTGCTGCAGCCTCCTTCCCACTTGGACACAAAGAATCCTACTCATGGACGAATACCCCGCCAAGTATGGGCGGCAATCGCGGTGGTATCCCTTTTGGGAGCCTGTCCGCTGAACAACTGACCCTCTTCTATAAAGTCCTGGACGCATTTTTGAGTGACGACGGTTATACCAAAGTCTCTCTCATCACAAAAGATGTTGAGACGCATCTCAGTAAAATCAGACCGGGTTTCTGGGATCCGAATGATTACCATATTGCCTTATTTGGAAATCCAGAAACAGACGGATCGTGGGGCTTCCAGTTGGACGGACATCACTTGGCACTCAACTTCTTAGTTCATGGCGATGAAGTCTCTATTGTCCCCGCCTTCATCGGATCCGAACCTGCGACCATCAACGGCATTGAAGTGCTTGCGGACGAAAGAGGCAACGCTTTTGCCTTAATGAACAGTCTTGATGCCAACCAAAGAGAGAAAGCGATTCAAACGGGTCGTCGTAGACTCCAAGTCGGACCCGGTAGATCAACAGACCCTTTCTTGAATTACGATTATTCCGATTTCGTTGGTGTCGGTCTGAAAGCATCGGAGATGAACGCTACTCAAAAAGAGAACCTACGGAACCTGATTAAGACGTACGTCTACAATCTGGAAACCGAATTTGCGGATGTCTGGATGGCGGATATTGATGCCGGACTCGCCGATACTTATTTCGTCTGGATCGGTGGCACGACTATCAACGATCAGATTTACTGTCGTGTTTTTAACCCGGCTGTCTGGATTGAATTCAATAACGAAGGTGGAGTCGGCACAGGACGCGGACGCGGCGGTAGAGGCGGACGCGATCAAGGAGACCGTCGCAGTCGAGATGACGGTGGATCCCGCGCTGGCTTGGACCACATCCACTCTATTACCCGATCCCCCAACGGAAAGGACTACGGTATTTTCGCCTTGAATCAGGGTCCCAAGACGCTCTTGGCACACTACGCTTCCGCCGATCATCACAAAACAATGCTTCAGTTGTTCGATTATCACATGGTTAATCTACAAGACGGAAAAAATAAGGAGACTCCATAATGTTTGACGAAGTTTTAGCGGAAGTCGAAGAACAGTGTCGAGAAGAACGGGTCCCAATGTTGGGACCCGACAAGGCAAAATTGCTTGCAAGTTGCGTTGAAAAGGCAAAACCGTCTCTGATTGTAGAATGCGGCACTGCCATCGGTTATTCCGGGTTATGGATTCTACGTGTGCTAAAAACCTTAGGCACAGGACGCTTGATAACAGTGGAAATAGAGGATGCCAATGCGCAACGGGCGCGCGCAAATTTTGAAAGAGCAGGTGTTTCTGACCTTGTTGATTCACGTATCGGAGATGCCGCAGAAGTCCTCAAAACCCTCCAAGAACCTGTTGATTTTCTGTTTCTTGATAACAATAAAGACGGCTATTTCGCCTGCTTCCAAGCGATTCAGTCTCGGCTCACCACTCCAGCAACGCTCGTCGCTGATAACGTCGGTAGAGCGGAGCAAATGGCTGATTATTTAGAACATGTCCGTTCACACTACGACTCCGAAACATACTGGTTTGAGAGTCGGCACCGACCTGGAAGACGTGATGGGATGGAGGTTAGTATTTATCGCTGCTGATGTCCGAGGACAGTATTGACAATACGGCTTACATATAGTAAGATACATAGTCATTGAAACACACGAGACTGCGGCAACTTCTGTTCCATGCCCTGATAAGTCGAGAGGGTTCCCACCTGTTCCCGGAAAGGGCATAGTGAATTATCTTCTTAAGGTGTTCACGTATTTCGGATTTCACTCTATAACCCCACCTTTTATATAGCAGCTCAACAAGGAGGCA
Encoded here:
- a CDS encoding Gfo/Idh/MocA family oxidoreductase, whose protein sequence is MAIGLGVIGMNPTNMGSTATLLKDVPDLKYELRGICAKQADVLENYANQIGVDFWTTDYRELVQRDDISVIAIYSPDHLHAEHCVAAIEAGKHVICTKPMVTKLADAQQLVDLVREHKVKFLVGQSMRFDLQFLTMKGFLDDGDLGDIMLADAYYVHDMREVYDFTPWRLHEPQDLMFGGIVHPVDLLRCLLGDVDEVHAYGTKGLLTPEYPIKNNFFLNLKFKSGQIARAMGLYDVVHPPMPMQQISVFGSKGTVIGDFTDNKEGHVKLMLDKMATREPFEVICPPEIDTSVYGHGQTVIRYMRHFQQCLEEDLEPSPNVIDGAKSIAVGVAAWESIETGQPVKVFNDF
- a CDS encoding TRAP transporter fused permease subunit, whose translation is MTQTETKEISGLDAQRTELEKIYKWIFELGAAALVLFYIYSAGFGSANEQFHLGFYLLLTFALIGIFYRCRKNSPTSRPSLIDLGMIVLSIFTIGYWIVEYPNLVNRAGNYSQLDIFVGAVAILISFEVSRRTVGWALPIIAVVGILYALFGRSLPDAISHHGFTPRRIIEYCFFSQAGVFGIMANVMATYVILFIFFGAFLEKSGVGQFFINLPMSIAGRSIGGAAKVSVMTSGFFGSVAGSAIANTVATGTFTIPLMKRTGFRPHIAGAVEASASVGGQFLPPVMGAGAFLMAERTGLPYSKIALLSIMPAVLYFISVWVMVHFEAKKQGIERIPDAEIPKFLPLLKSGWYYLLPLLTLVGILIAGYTAYKAAFFAILVTIAVSYFRPETRLTPKRIWEAMVTGAKNSLAIGGAVGTIGIIVAVIDLTGLGRIFPDLVLSVAGDNKAIAIMLLAAASLVLGMGIPVTAAYLITSELAVPILTTPEMGIPIIAAHLIIFWLSQDSNITPPVALGAYAAAAIARADPWKTGWACFKFSKLLYIMPLLFAYTHILFTGGTPVEYTLSVVSAVVGTVIFSIVTMGFFVRKTHWYEWVLLALAAFLAYVYNIWTFIIAIVLVAIVYILQKRTFNFPCGSVR
- a CDS encoding tetratricopeptide repeat protein, yielding MMPNDVYVRKVKVLNKSISLFLISASLLFSGFTAIAEELPLSLGEHLAAQGNYDAAITEYKRFLFFHPDDARVGKVYYNIGLAYRAQGVWAEAVTSLRAATHLTIDAETKSAYQLELAVTLIAAQDYDLARLELIKVTMRTPSAHLYRRALFLQAVAYIYQFRWEDARESLRNYTTDERLEVLLDAAADMPLKSVKFAEVLSTIFPGAGQVYVGDWTDGLNALLLNGALGFVAVDAVLDGHYVDAALFGVFIFWRYYRGNTFRAGQAVERFNQQESRRAADAILQRLQEIVGTP
- a CDS encoding DUF98 domain-containing protein, which encodes MKTDTTTRLGTFVNTRMKALFVAQDDKPATLKRINLARLTPFQRGLLVADGTVTQLIEAYTLMQVEVALLQQTKQTLSAENTWLQLPAGAEIISRQVVLQTHSQEESLPIIHTYADSLIVSRRLPESILDGLESDKQGLGGLLRRSGLETRRELLWCGIEVLTDPPSAVAHLEGEKFISRTYRVFTNHKPLMLINEKFPL
- a CDS encoding PDZ domain-containing protein, giving the protein MALHEGYPTNKAVLAAKTGPASIKKTPEGFPALLRYSATLDFDSRINQQCIHCHQIGEAQREIHWYDRKPIPDEILYPFPMPDVLGLHFSPKHRAKISKVVSGSSAEKDGFRRADEILTLDGQPIISIADVQWVLHRTPENTTLPATVDRHGKEINLMLTLNPGWRKGSDISWRTTTGELRLVALGGMVLKDLSDTQRQRNSIGETEMALNVETVSRGGRRSSEQTNAQKAGIRRGDIVIAYGERTERLTESGIIGYVLQDKPQAKTLPIKLLRNGEQIEVKLSLE
- a CDS encoding DUF3500 domain-containing protein; protein product: MLRKIIITFIIVFTSCMVAFTLNILDAANVEAEKTEGIAEISTKPSIVALTTVMNSFRAALSSELLAAASFPLGHKESYSWTNTPPSMGGNRGGIPFGSLSAEQLTLFYKVLDAFLSDDGYTKVSLITKDVETHLSKIRPGFWDPNDYHIALFGNPETDGSWGFQLDGHHLALNFLVHGDEVSIVPAFIGSEPATINGIEVLADERGNAFALMNSLDANQREKAIQTGRRRLQVGPGRSTDPFLNYDYSDFVGVGLKASEMNATQKENLRNLIKTYVYNLETEFADVWMADIDAGLADTYFVWIGGTTINDQIYCRVFNPAVWIEFNNEGGVGTGRGRGGRGGRDQGDRRSRDDGGSRAGLDHIHSITRSPNGKDYGIFALNQGPKTLLAHYASADHHKTMLQLFDYHMVNLQDGKNKETP
- a CDS encoding class I SAM-dependent methyltransferase, which codes for MFDEVLAEVEEQCREERVPMLGPDKAKLLASCVEKAKPSLIVECGTAIGYSGLWILRVLKTLGTGRLITVEIEDANAQRARANFERAGVSDLVDSRIGDAAEVLKTLQEPVDFLFLDNNKDGYFACFQAIQSRLTTPATLVADNVGRAEQMADYLEHVRSHYDSETYWFESRHRPGRRDGMEVSIYRC